The following coding sequences lie in one Lepidochelys kempii isolate rLepKem1 chromosome 18, rLepKem1.hap2, whole genome shotgun sequence genomic window:
- the DHRS3 gene encoding short-chain dehydrogenase/reductase 3 isoform X2, translated as MIILWGRTEKCLKETTEEIRRMGTECHYFICDVGNREEVYRQAKAVREKVGDITILVNNAAVVHGKSLMDSDDDALLKSQHINTLGQFWTTKAFLPRMLELQNGHIVCLNSVLALSAIPGAIDYCTSKASSFAFMESLTLGLLDCPGVNATTVLPFHTSTEMFQGMRIRFPNLFPPLKPETVARRTVKAVQLNQAFLLLPWTMHVLVILKSILPRSALEEIHKFSGSYTCMNTFKGRT; from the exons ATG ATCATCCTGTGGGGTCGAACCGAGAAGTGCCTTAAGGAAACCACAGAGGAGATTAGAAGGATGGGAACAGAGTGCCATTACTTCATTTGCGATGTGGGAAACCGAGAGGAAGTCTATCGGCAAGCCAAAGCTGTCCGGGAAAAG gtggGTGATATCACCATCCTAGTGAACAATGCTGCTGTCGTTCATGGTAAGAGCTTGATGGACAGCGATGACGACGCTCTACTCAAATCACAACACATAAATACCCTGGGACAGTTCTGG ACCACCAAGGCCTTCCTGCCACGCATGCTGGAGCTGCAGAATGGGCACATTGTTTGCTTGAACTCTGTCTTGGCCTTGTCAGCCATCCCTGGTGCCATTGACTACTGCACCTCCAAAGCCTCTTCCTTTGCCTTTATGGAAAGCCTGACCTTGGGATTGCTGGACTGTCCTGGAGTGAATGCTACAACAGTCCTGCCATTCCACACCAGCACAGAGATGTTTCAGGGCATGAGAATAAG GTTCCCCAATCTTTTCCCCCCACTGAAGCCAGAGACTGTGGCCAGGAGAACAGTAAAAGCTGTTCAGCTGAACCAAGCCTTCCTCCTCCTTCCGTGGACAATGCATGTACTTGTCATCTTGAAAAG cattCTCCCTCGGTCAGCACTTGAAGAAATCCACAAGTTTTCTGGAAGCTACACCTGTATGAACACGTTTAAAGGGCGAACATAG
- the DHRS3 gene encoding short-chain dehydrogenase/reductase 3 isoform X3 has protein sequence MGTECHYFICDVGNREEVYRQAKAVREKVGDITILVNNAAVVHGKSLMDSDDDALLKSQHINTLGQFWTTKAFLPRMLELQNGHIVCLNSVLALSAIPGAIDYCTSKASSFAFMESLTLGLLDCPGVNATTVLPFHTSTEMFQGMRIRFPNLFPPLKPETVARRTVKAVQLNQAFLLLPWTMHVLVILKSILPRSALEEIHKFSGSYTCMNTFKGRT, from the exons ATGGGAACAGAGTGCCATTACTTCATTTGCGATGTGGGAAACCGAGAGGAAGTCTATCGGCAAGCCAAAGCTGTCCGGGAAAAG gtggGTGATATCACCATCCTAGTGAACAATGCTGCTGTCGTTCATGGTAAGAGCTTGATGGACAGCGATGACGACGCTCTACTCAAATCACAACACATAAATACCCTGGGACAGTTCTGG ACCACCAAGGCCTTCCTGCCACGCATGCTGGAGCTGCAGAATGGGCACATTGTTTGCTTGAACTCTGTCTTGGCCTTGTCAGCCATCCCTGGTGCCATTGACTACTGCACCTCCAAAGCCTCTTCCTTTGCCTTTATGGAAAGCCTGACCTTGGGATTGCTGGACTGTCCTGGAGTGAATGCTACAACAGTCCTGCCATTCCACACCAGCACAGAGATGTTTCAGGGCATGAGAATAAG GTTCCCCAATCTTTTCCCCCCACTGAAGCCAGAGACTGTGGCCAGGAGAACAGTAAAAGCTGTTCAGCTGAACCAAGCCTTCCTCCTCCTTCCGTGGACAATGCATGTACTTGTCATCTTGAAAAG cattCTCCCTCGGTCAGCACTTGAAGAAATCCACAAGTTTTCTGGAAGCTACACCTGTATGAACACGTTTAAAGGGCGAACATAG